The Streptomyces sp. RKAG293 genome includes a region encoding these proteins:
- a CDS encoding SPFH domain-containing protein produces the protein MDATAIGIGVLIAVLLLIALGVVFTVSRLFRKVEQGQALIISRTKHVDVTFTGAVVLPILHNAEQMDISVKTIEIKRTGREGLICQDNIRADIHLTFFVRVNKTTEDVIKVAQAIGTARASHQETLQALFAAKFSEALKTVGKQLDFVDLYTQRDHFRDQIIQVIGTDLNGYHLEDAAIDFLEQTPMTQLDAANILDAQGIRKITELTAIEHVRTNEFQRTEQKEITRQNVEARETILELERRQAEAEIKQRREVETLRAKEESSTMRVQEEERLGSQGAFIRTEELLGIQRENQGREIAVAQKNRERVIAVENERIEKDRLLEVIARERETELSRISKDKEVEAERREVADVIRERIAVDRTVAEQEESIKALRLVQEAERERQALIVRAEGQAQEKLVKDIKAAEAAEQSATHRAREALTMAESRKQASELDAQAKIRLAEGTRAEAAAAGLAEVEVRERSAEAIEKVGLAEAAVSREKNTVEAEGIGRRLKEEAAGLTDKAAAMAALDDASRGHEEYRLRLAAEKDIRLASLDMQRQVAEAQATVLATGLESANISIVGGESVFFDRVVGAMSLGKSVDAFVDSSDAVRALAGPWLDGSSRFTEDATRVLGSLGSGGVQNLTVSALLMRLIASGGPQSGGLQQLLDQANALGLGQLPLDALGGAAPAAPNPPAVNGAKPVAARS, from the coding sequence ATGGATGCCACCGCCATCGGGATCGGCGTACTGATCGCCGTCCTCCTGCTCATCGCGCTCGGCGTGGTGTTCACCGTCAGCCGGCTCTTCCGCAAGGTGGAGCAGGGCCAGGCGCTGATCATCTCCAGGACCAAGCACGTGGACGTCACCTTCACCGGCGCCGTGGTGCTCCCGATCCTCCACAACGCCGAGCAGATGGACATCTCGGTGAAGACGATCGAGATCAAGCGCACCGGCCGCGAGGGTCTGATCTGCCAGGACAACATCCGTGCCGACATCCACCTGACGTTCTTCGTGCGCGTGAACAAGACCACCGAGGACGTCATCAAGGTCGCCCAGGCGATCGGTACGGCACGGGCGAGCCACCAGGAGACGCTGCAGGCGCTGTTCGCCGCCAAGTTCTCCGAGGCGCTCAAGACCGTCGGCAAGCAGCTGGACTTCGTCGACCTCTACACCCAGCGCGACCACTTCCGCGACCAGATCATCCAGGTCATCGGCACCGACCTCAACGGCTACCACCTCGAGGACGCCGCGATCGACTTCCTCGAACAGACCCCGATGACCCAGCTGGACGCCGCCAACATCCTCGACGCGCAGGGCATCCGGAAGATCACCGAGCTGACCGCCATCGAGCACGTGCGCACCAACGAGTTCCAGCGCACCGAGCAGAAGGAGATCACCCGGCAGAACGTCGAGGCCCGCGAGACCATCCTGGAGCTGGAACGGCGGCAGGCCGAGGCCGAGATCAAGCAGCGCCGGGAGGTCGAGACACTCCGTGCCAAGGAGGAGTCGTCCACGATGCGCGTCCAGGAGGAGGAACGGCTCGGCTCGCAGGGCGCGTTCATCCGGACCGAGGAGCTGCTCGGCATCCAGCGGGAGAACCAGGGCCGTGAGATCGCCGTGGCGCAGAAGAACCGTGAACGCGTCATCGCCGTCGAGAACGAGCGGATCGAGAAGGACCGGCTGCTGGAGGTCATCGCCCGCGAGCGCGAGACGGAACTGTCCCGGATCTCCAAGGACAAGGAGGTCGAGGCGGAACGCCGTGAGGTCGCCGATGTGATCCGCGAGCGCATCGCCGTGGACCGCACCGTCGCCGAGCAGGAGGAGAGCATCAAGGCGCTGCGGCTGGTGCAGGAGGCGGAACGGGAGCGGCAGGCGCTCATCGTGCGGGCCGAGGGCCAGGCGCAGGAGAAGCTCGTCAAGGACATCAAGGCCGCGGAGGCGGCCGAGCAGTCCGCGACCCACCGGGCGCGGGAGGCGCTGACCATGGCCGAGTCCCGCAAGCAGGCGTCCGAGCTGGACGCCCAGGCCAAGATCCGGCTGGCCGAGGGCACGCGGGCGGAGGCGGCGGCCGCCGGGCTCGCCGAGGTCGAGGTGCGCGAGCGCAGCGCCGAGGCGATCGAGAAGGTCGGACTCGCGGAGGCGGCCGTCTCGCGGGAGAAGAACACCGTCGAGGCGGAGGGCATCGGCCGCCGGCTGAAGGAGGAGGCCGCGGGCCTCACCGACAAGGCGGCCGCCATGGCCGCGCTCGACGACGCCTCACGCGGTCACGAGGAGTACCGGCTGCGGCTGGCGGCGGAGAAGGACATCCGGCTCGCGAGCCTGGACATGCAGCGCCAGGTCGCGGAGGCGCAGGCCACGGTGCTCGCCACCGGCCTGGAGTCGGCGAACATCAGCATCGTCGGCGGCGAGAGCGTCTTCTTCGACCGGGTGGTCGGGGCGATGTCGCTGGGCAAGAGCGTCGACGCCTTCGTGGACAGCTCCGACGCCGTCAGGGCGCTGGCCGGGCCGTGGCTGGACGGATCGTCGCGCTTCACCGAGGACGCCACCCGGGTGCTCGGCTCCCTCGGGAGCGGCGGCGTCCAGAACCTGACGGTCTCCGCGCTCCTGATGCGGCTCATCGCGTCCGGCGGCCCGCAGTCCGGTGGACTGCAGCAGCTGCTCGACCAGGCGAACGCGCTGGGCCTGGGGCAGCTTCCGCTGGACGCGCTCGGCGGCGCGGCCCCGGCTGCCCCGAACCCTCCCGCGGTCAACGGTGCCAAGCCCGTCGCCGCGCGCAGCTGA
- a CDS encoding helix-turn-helix domain-containing protein, translating to MAVRGIPPEYVDGYEELLADISRSGRALRRDEREARRELGERAADAGYGLRELVDAYLGATRRSWSALPGVADARSAADLRHVGESVLAAVEAGVAALAEGHERSHRLAVRKEQAARREFVDDLLYGRSDPGRLAERAERFGLRLAGRHVVAVATGTEAYDDAHPLVHRVERDLAGRFGDHDVLLATKGGRFVCIAPAAEQAVLDAFVKLTGEVRVALGRPHGGPGGVVRSYEEALSALDLGERLGLEARVLNSADLLVFPVLMRDRAAMADLVRAVLGPLEEARGGALPLLQTLGAYAAAGYVGAEAARRLDLSVRALSYRLERIAALTGFDPDDALQRYTLETAALGARLLDWPQRPL from the coding sequence GTGGCAGTACGGGGCATACCGCCCGAGTACGTGGACGGGTACGAGGAGCTCCTCGCCGACATATCCCGCAGCGGCCGCGCGCTGCGCCGCGACGAGCGGGAGGCCCGTCGTGAGCTGGGGGAGCGGGCCGCCGACGCCGGCTACGGCCTGCGGGAGCTGGTCGACGCCTACCTGGGTGCCACCCGCAGGTCCTGGTCGGCGCTGCCCGGCGTCGCCGACGCCCGCAGCGCGGCCGATCTGCGACACGTCGGCGAATCCGTCCTCGCGGCGGTGGAGGCCGGAGTGGCGGCGCTCGCCGAAGGGCATGAACGGTCGCATCGGCTCGCGGTCCGCAAGGAGCAAGCCGCCCGCCGGGAGTTCGTCGACGATCTGCTGTACGGGCGCAGCGACCCGGGGCGGCTGGCCGAGCGCGCCGAGCGCTTCGGGCTGCGGCTGGCCGGCCGCCATGTGGTGGCCGTCGCCACCGGGACCGAGGCGTACGACGACGCCCATCCCCTCGTCCACCGCGTGGAACGGGACCTGGCCGGGCGGTTCGGCGACCACGATGTGCTGCTGGCCACCAAGGGCGGCCGGTTCGTGTGCATCGCGCCCGCCGCGGAACAGGCCGTCCTGGACGCCTTCGTCAAGCTCACCGGCGAGGTGCGGGTGGCGCTGGGCCGCCCGCACGGAGGTCCCGGCGGAGTGGTCAGGAGCTACGAGGAGGCGCTCAGCGCCCTCGACCTCGGGGAGCGTCTCGGCCTCGAAGCCCGCGTCCTGAACTCGGCCGACCTGCTCGTCTTCCCCGTCCTCATGCGCGACCGCGCGGCGATGGCCGACCTCGTCCGCGCCGTGCTCGGCCCGCTGGAGGAGGCACGCGGCGGCGCGCTGCCGCTGCTGCAGACGCTGGGGGCGTACGCGGCCGCCGGCTATGTGGGCGCCGAGGCCGCCCGCCGTCTCGACCTCAGCGTCCGGGCGCTCAGCTACCGCCTCGAACGCATCGCGGCCCTCACCGGGTTCGACCCCGACGACGCCCTCCAGCGCTACACCCTGGAGACGGCGGCACTGGGCGCGCGTCTGCTGGACTGGCCGCAACGACCTTTGTAA
- the tatA gene encoding Sec-independent protein translocase subunit TatA: protein MLRNGLEPWHLIVVALVLIMLFGSKKLPDAARGLGKSMRILKSEARALKADDAAATATATTTATPGDVKPTPAPEAHPHTS, encoded by the coding sequence GTGTTGCGAAACGGGCTGGAGCCGTGGCACCTGATCGTGGTGGCGCTGGTTCTGATCATGCTGTTCGGTTCCAAGAAGCTGCCCGACGCCGCCCGCGGTCTCGGCAAGTCCATGCGCATCCTGAAGTCCGAGGCGCGTGCGCTGAAGGCCGATGACGCCGCCGCGACCGCGACCGCCACCACCACGGCCACCCCCGGGGACGTCAAGCCGACCCCTGCACCCGAGGCGCACCCGCACACGTCGTAG
- a CDS encoding response regulator transcription factor — translation MLAEDSVLLREGLVGLLARFGHQVVAAVGDAEALRTAVAEHDPDIVVTDVRMPPGLQDEGLRAAVALRAQRPSLPVLVLSQYVQHSYAAELLDSGDGSGVGYLLKDRVGQVEEFLDALRRVADGGTVVDPEVVRQLLRRRRDPLERLSAREREVLGLIAEGRSNASIARELVVSEAAVGKHIGSILSKLDLPPAEETHRRVLAVLAFLRA, via the coding sequence GTGCTCGCCGAGGACAGCGTCCTGCTCCGCGAAGGGCTGGTCGGCCTGCTCGCGCGCTTCGGGCACCAGGTCGTCGCGGCGGTCGGGGACGCCGAGGCGCTGCGGACGGCGGTCGCCGAGCACGACCCGGACATCGTCGTCACCGATGTGCGGATGCCGCCCGGCCTCCAGGACGAGGGGCTGCGCGCCGCCGTCGCGCTGCGCGCCCAGCGCCCGTCGCTGCCGGTGCTCGTCCTGAGCCAGTACGTGCAGCACAGCTACGCCGCCGAGCTGCTCGACTCGGGTGACGGGTCCGGCGTCGGCTATCTGCTCAAGGACCGGGTGGGCCAGGTCGAGGAGTTCCTCGACGCGCTGCGCCGGGTCGCGGACGGCGGCACCGTCGTCGACCCGGAGGTCGTCCGCCAGCTGCTGCGCCGCCGGCGCGATCCGCTGGAGCGGCTGTCCGCGCGGGAGCGGGAGGTGCTGGGGCTGATCGCGGAGGGCCGGTCCAACGCGTCGATCGCCCGCGAGCTGGTGGTCTCCGAGGCGGCCGTCGGCAAACACATCGGCAGCATCCTCAGCAAGCTGGACCTGCCGCCCGCCGAGGAGACCCACCGCAGGGTCCTGGCGGTCCTGGCCTTCCTGCGCGCCTGA